From a single Litorilinea aerophila genomic region:
- a CDS encoding carbohydrate ABC transporter permease has translation MQTQAVSGTAASAPRRRFWQRLNFEETLFGWLFITPAVLGFLLFHLGPVLASLVLSFTRYEIITPPRWIGLDNYQRLLSDDLWFKSVQVTLKYVILFVPSALVTAYAIALLMSRNIRGIALYRTIWYLPSVVPVVASAVIWRWGLNPEFGPINYPLKVLGLPAPRWLTDPDWIIPSIVFISLWGLGNTVLIFLAAITGVPRSLYEAAEVDGANSWARFRHITIPMTSSIIFYQLIVNVISSFQVFGVAYVLFVTQPSASSAGPDNAALFYVLYMFRNAFGYFRNGYASAMAWVLFVVIMLLTWLLFYSQKHWVYYETEGGGE, from the coding sequence ATGCAGACCCAAGCAGTTTCCGGCACAGCGGCCTCGGCCCCGCGGCGGCGCTTCTGGCAGCGGCTGAACTTCGAGGAAACCCTGTTCGGCTGGCTCTTCATCACCCCTGCGGTGCTGGGATTCCTGCTGTTTCACCTGGGGCCGGTCCTGGCCAGCCTGGTGCTCAGCTTCACCCGCTATGAGATCATCACGCCGCCCCGCTGGATCGGGCTGGACAACTACCAGCGTCTCCTCTCCGACGACCTCTGGTTCAAGTCGGTCCAGGTGACCCTGAAGTACGTGATCCTCTTCGTGCCCAGTGCCCTGGTCACGGCCTATGCCATCGCCCTGTTGATGAGCCGGAACATCCGGGGCATCGCCCTCTACCGCACCATCTGGTACCTGCCCTCGGTGGTGCCGGTGGTGGCCAGCGCGGTCATCTGGCGATGGGGCCTGAACCCCGAGTTCGGCCCCATCAACTATCCTCTGAAGGTGCTGGGGTTGCCCGCGCCCCGCTGGCTGACCGACCCGGACTGGATCATCCCGTCCATCGTCTTCATCAGCCTGTGGGGCCTGGGCAACACGGTGCTCATCTTCCTGGCGGCCATCACCGGCGTGCCCCGCAGCCTCTACGAGGCTGCCGAGGTGGACGGCGCCAACAGCTGGGCCCGCTTCCGCCACATCACCATTCCCATGACGTCGTCCATCATCTTCTACCAGCTCATCGTCAACGTGATCAGCAGCTTCCAGGTCTTCGGCGTGGCCTACGTCCTCTTCGTGACCCAGCCTTCGGCCTCCTCGGCCGGGCCGGACAACGCCGCGCTCTTCTATGTGCTCTACATGTTCCGTAACGCCTTCGGCTACTTCCGCAACGGCTACGCCTCGGCCATGGCCTGGGTACTCTTCGTGGTCATCATGCTGCTGACCTGGCTGCTCTTCTATTCCCAGAAGCATTGGGTCTACTACGAGACGGAAGGAGGGGGGGAATGA
- a CDS encoding amidohydrolase family protein: MLTFDIHCHFFPQAFLDIARQPGNSFQASIQRRADGQEHLVCAGNFDHPLTPDFYTAEQMLQDMDAVGMEMAAISAAPPTLSYWADPAAAVELAASMNESIAQRVRAHPDRFVGLATLPLQDVEASVREARRAIHQLGLAGFQIGSHVNGKHLDHPDFAPLFATLAELDVPIFVHPYIPAGEERMQDYYLHNLLGMVSETGLAIATLIYGGVLERWPNLKLIFAHAGGVFPYIHGRMDHGYRVRTRECTAAIPRPPSTYMRQLYFDCITFQPRTLRFLVDLVGADHVLIGSDYPFDMGPANPVAEVTDNPYLSDEEKAQICGGTAATLFGLGDRG; encoded by the coding sequence ATGTTAACCTTTGACATTCACTGCCACTTCTTTCCCCAGGCGTTCCTCGACATTGCCCGCCAGCCGGGCAATTCCTTTCAGGCTTCCATCCAGCGGCGGGCCGATGGTCAGGAACACCTGGTCTGCGCGGGCAACTTCGACCACCCGCTGACGCCGGACTTCTACACCGCGGAGCAGATGCTGCAGGACATGGACGCGGTGGGCATGGAGATGGCGGCCATCTCGGCCGCGCCGCCTACCCTCTCCTACTGGGCCGATCCGGCCGCTGCGGTGGAGCTGGCCGCCAGCATGAACGAGAGCATCGCCCAACGGGTGCGCGCCCATCCGGACCGCTTCGTGGGCCTGGCCACCCTGCCCCTGCAGGATGTGGAGGCTTCTGTGCGGGAGGCGCGGCGGGCCATCCATCAGCTGGGCCTGGCCGGCTTTCAGATCGGCTCCCACGTCAACGGCAAGCATCTGGATCACCCGGACTTCGCGCCCCTCTTCGCCACCCTGGCCGAACTGGACGTGCCCATCTTCGTCCACCCCTACATTCCGGCCGGCGAAGAACGCATGCAGGACTACTACCTGCACAACCTGCTGGGCATGGTGAGCGAGACCGGCCTGGCCATCGCCACCCTCATCTACGGGGGCGTCCTGGAGCGCTGGCCCAACCTCAAGCTCATCTTCGCCCATGCCGGCGGCGTCTTCCCCTACATCCACGGGCGCATGGATCATGGCTACCGGGTGCGCACCCGGGAATGCACCGCAGCCATTCCCCGGCCGCCCAGCACCTACATGCGCCAGCTCTACTTCGACTGCATCACCTTCCAGCCCCGCACCCTGCGCTTCCTGGTGGATCTGGTGGGCGCGGACCATGTGCTCATCGGCAGCGACTACCCCTTCGACATGGGGCCGGCCAACCCGGTAGCCGAGGTCACTGACAACCCCTACCTCTCCGACGAGGAAAAGGCCCAGATCTGCGGGGGCACCGCGGCCACGCTCTTCGGGCTGGGGGACAGGGGATAA
- a CDS encoding sugar phosphate isomerase/epimerase family protein — protein MITGLGVHLMVWGGQVGEAELALLPAIRKMGYDGVEIPIFAPDALDPSRVRAGVEAAGLRCTASTALPAEVSLIDSPRRAESVAWLQGVVRCAAALGASVLCGPLAVPVGALRGRGYTASEWENAVQALRAVGDVAGELGVRLAFEPLNRFETFFLNTVADGVRLVAEVDHPAVGLLLDTFHMHIEEKSTPAAIRLAGPRLYHFHASENDRGTVGTGQVAWAEVFRALAEIDYGGWVVVESFNAVIPELAGATCIWRPLAESPEALAQESLAFLRRQIQTE, from the coding sequence ATGATCACAGGCCTGGGTGTGCATCTCATGGTGTGGGGTGGCCAGGTAGGGGAGGCCGAGCTGGCCCTGCTGCCGGCCATCCGGAAGATGGGCTACGACGGCGTGGAGATCCCCATCTTCGCGCCGGATGCCCTGGACCCCAGCCGGGTCCGGGCCGGGGTGGAGGCAGCCGGCCTCCGCTGTACCGCCTCCACCGCGCTGCCGGCGGAGGTCAGCCTCATCGACTCGCCCCGCCGCGCCGAAAGCGTGGCCTGGCTGCAGGGGGTGGTGCGCTGTGCGGCCGCGCTGGGGGCGTCGGTGCTCTGCGGTCCCCTGGCCGTGCCGGTGGGCGCCCTGCGGGGCCGGGGCTACACCGCGTCCGAATGGGAGAACGCGGTCCAGGCCCTGCGGGCCGTGGGCGACGTGGCCGGAGAGCTGGGCGTGCGCCTGGCTTTCGAGCCCCTCAATCGCTTCGAGACCTTCTTTCTCAACACCGTCGCCGATGGCGTACGCCTGGTGGCGGAGGTGGACCACCCGGCGGTGGGCCTCCTGCTGGACACCTTCCACATGCACATCGAAGAAAAGTCCACGCCCGCGGCCATCCGCCTGGCCGGCCCCCGCCTGTACCACTTCCACGCCAGCGAAAACGACCGGGGGACGGTGGGCACGGGCCAGGTGGCGTGGGCGGAAGTGTTCCGCGCGCTGGCAGAAATCGACTACGGGGGCTGGGTGGTGGTGGAGTCCTTCAACGCTGTTATCCCGGAGCTGGCCGGCGCCACCTGCATCTGGCGACCCCTGGCCGAAAGCCCGGAAGCCCTGGCCCAGGAGAGCCTGGCCTTCCTGCGCCGACAGATACAAACCGAATGA
- a CDS encoding thioredoxin domain-containing protein has translation MQPYRSKVNAPEFPAHLDWINVEQPLTLRALRGKFVLLEFWTFC, from the coding sequence ATGCAACCCTATCGTAGTAAAGTGAACGCGCCAGAATTTCCGGCCCACCTGGATTGGATCAACGTGGAGCAGCCCCTCACCCTGCGGGCACTGCGGGGCAAGTTCGTGTTGCTGGAGTTCTGGACCTTCTGTTGA
- a CDS encoding thioredoxin-like domain-containing protein gives MNCHHNVAQLRRLQARYPEELVVIGVHSAKFPAEKQTENIRQAVQRHGIHHPVVNDADFQIWSRYGVRAWPTLILIDPAGKVVAQHAGEVEASDLYPLLDELIAEAESQGLLDRTPVPGLRRELATEPRPLHYPSKVLYAAGDRLFVADTGHHRILEVQLDLEGRSGEIVRVFGRGEPGLADGPIAQAALHDPHGLALRGTTLYVADTENHAIRAIDLVRETVRTVAGTGRKGRGPQPQTTEPTAIDLRSPWALAPLENVLFIAMAGSHQIWVLIDEERLGVFAGNGREALVDGPRDRASFNQPSDLALAMGHLFVADAEASAIRAITLDEQMQVMTLVGQGLFEFGDVDGVGAAVRLQHPTGLATDGELLYIADSYNHKIKTLDPTTGKVATLVGTGTAGAVDGPFAQAQLYEPEGVAVANGRLYMADTNNHCIRVGDLARRELWTLAL, from the coding sequence ATTAATTGCCATCACAACGTCGCGCAGTTGCGTCGACTTCAAGCCCGTTATCCCGAGGAGCTGGTGGTGATCGGCGTCCACTCGGCCAAGTTCCCCGCGGAGAAACAGACGGAAAACATCCGCCAGGCGGTCCAGCGCCACGGCATCCACCACCCGGTGGTCAACGATGCCGACTTCCAGATCTGGAGCCGCTACGGCGTGCGCGCCTGGCCTACCCTGATCCTCATCGACCCGGCCGGCAAGGTGGTGGCCCAGCACGCCGGCGAGGTGGAGGCGTCCGACCTCTACCCCCTGCTGGATGAGCTCATCGCGGAGGCGGAGAGCCAGGGCCTGCTGGATCGCACCCCCGTGCCCGGGCTGCGCCGGGAGCTGGCGACAGAGCCCAGGCCGCTCCATTACCCATCCAAGGTGCTGTACGCGGCGGGCGACCGCCTCTTCGTGGCCGACACAGGCCACCACCGGATCCTGGAGGTGCAGCTGGACCTGGAGGGCCGGTCCGGCGAAATCGTGCGGGTGTTCGGCCGGGGGGAACCAGGCCTGGCGGATGGACCCATCGCCCAGGCCGCCCTCCACGATCCCCACGGCCTGGCCCTGCGAGGCACCACCCTCTACGTGGCCGATACCGAAAACCACGCCATCCGGGCCATCGACCTGGTGCGGGAAACGGTGCGCACCGTGGCCGGCACCGGTCGGAAGGGGCGGGGGCCCCAGCCCCAAACCACCGAGCCCACGGCCATCGACCTGCGCTCGCCCTGGGCCCTGGCCCCGCTGGAGAACGTCCTCTTCATCGCCATGGCCGGCTCCCACCAGATCTGGGTGCTCATCGACGAGGAGCGGCTGGGCGTCTTTGCCGGCAACGGCCGGGAAGCCCTGGTGGATGGCCCCCGGGATCGGGCCAGCTTCAACCAGCCCAGCGACCTGGCCCTGGCCATGGGCCACCTCTTCGTGGCCGACGCCGAGGCCAGCGCCATCCGGGCCATCACCCTGGATGAGCAGATGCAGGTGATGACCCTGGTGGGGCAGGGGCTGTTTGAATTCGGCGACGTGGACGGCGTGGGCGCGGCCGTGCGCCTGCAACATCCCACCGGCCTGGCCACCGACGGCGAGCTGCTCTACATCGCCGACAGCTACAACCACAAGATCAAGACCCTGGATCCCACCACCGGCAAGGTAGCCACCCTCGTGGGCACAGGTACAGCCGGTGCCGTGGACGGCCCCTTTGCCCAGGCCCAACTCTACGAGCCCGAAGGCGTGGCCGTGGCCAACGGCCGCCTCTACATGGCGGATACCAACAACCACTGCATCCGGGTGGGCGACCTGGCCCGCCGGGAGCTGTGGACCCTGGCACTATGA
- a CDS encoding FAD binding domain-containing protein, giving the protein MAILQEYHRPKTLQEALALLQEPGRRVPLAGGTDLVGRLETRAIRDVDGVVDLRALGLNYVQGDESVLRLGAMATLSDVCEHPVAGSLAHGLLRRAARGEGPINLRNAATVGGVVAVAAYDSEFYAGLLALGATVVLHEADGVVEIPLEQLTQIHGLITEVRIPLPGPPRGGLARVARTPSDRPIVAAVAVVDDEGRSRVALCGVAARPVLQGSPLDPPDNFKGSADYRRAMVPVLTRRALAEAQGGLGIG; this is encoded by the coding sequence ATGGCGATTTTGCAAGAATATCATCGACCCAAGACCCTGCAGGAGGCCCTGGCCCTGTTGCAGGAGCCGGGGCGGCGGGTGCCCCTGGCCGGCGGTACCGACCTGGTCGGCCGGCTGGAGACCCGGGCGATCCGGGATGTGGACGGCGTGGTGGATCTGCGCGCCCTGGGCTTAAACTACGTCCAGGGCGACGAGTCCGTTCTGCGCCTGGGCGCCATGGCCACCCTGAGCGACGTCTGCGAACACCCGGTGGCCGGCAGCCTGGCCCATGGCCTGTTGCGTCGGGCCGCCCGGGGCGAAGGACCCATCAACCTGCGCAACGCCGCCACCGTGGGCGGCGTGGTGGCCGTCGCTGCTTACGACAGCGAATTCTACGCCGGGCTGCTGGCCCTGGGCGCCACGGTGGTGCTCCACGAAGCCGACGGCGTCGTCGAGATCCCCCTGGAGCAGCTCACCCAGATCCACGGTCTGATCACCGAAGTGCGGATTCCCCTGCCCGGTCCCCCACGGGGCGGACTGGCCCGGGTGGCCCGCACCCCGTCGGACCGGCCCATCGTGGCCGCGGTGGCCGTGGTGGACGACGAGGGGCGCTCCCGGGTGGCCCTCTGCGGCGTGGCGGCCCGGCCCGTGCTCCAGGGCTCGCCCCTGGACCCACCCGATAACTTCAAGGGCAGCGCCGACTACCGCCGGGCCATGGTGCCAGTGTTGACCAGGCGCGCATTGGCAGAAGCACAGGGGGGATTGGGGATCGGGTGA
- a CDS encoding carbohydrate ABC transporter permease: MSAGSLSRRPARAPWPRFLGRAFTHLVLMGGGVLMLMPFFWLISSSLKAPYEIYVFPPKWIPDPPRWENYAEVFQVVPVFRYTLNTMIITFFATLGIVISSSMAAYSFARLRFKGRDLVFSIILSTVMLPFAATMIPVYILFTKLGWVGTFLPLIVPAWFGGPITIFLLRQFFRTIPMELEDAARIDGASRPRIFFTIILPLARPALTVVVVLAFLHNWNDFLAPLIYLQKRDLYTLALGLNALQYFEGGLDWTHYVMVMATFMVLPVVVVYFLAQRAFVEGIVLTGLKG; encoded by the coding sequence ATGAGTGCCGGATCCCTGTCGCGACGGCCGGCGAGGGCCCCCTGGCCCCGCTTCCTGGGCCGGGCCTTCACCCACCTGGTCCTCATGGGGGGCGGCGTGCTGATGCTCATGCCCTTCTTCTGGCTCATCTCGTCGTCCCTCAAGGCGCCGTACGAGATCTACGTCTTCCCGCCCAAGTGGATCCCCGATCCACCCCGCTGGGAGAACTACGCCGAGGTGTTCCAGGTGGTGCCGGTCTTCCGCTACACCCTGAACACGATGATCATCACCTTCTTTGCCACCCTGGGCATCGTCATCAGCTCCTCCATGGCCGCCTACAGCTTCGCCCGCCTGCGCTTCAAAGGGCGGGACCTGGTCTTCAGCATCATCCTGTCCACGGTGATGTTGCCCTTTGCCGCCACCATGATCCCGGTCTACATCCTGTTCACCAAGCTGGGCTGGGTGGGGACCTTCCTGCCCCTGATCGTGCCGGCCTGGTTCGGCGGCCCCATCACCATCTTCCTGTTGCGCCAGTTCTTCCGCACCATCCCCATGGAGCTGGAGGACGCAGCCCGCATCGACGGGGCCAGCCGGCCCCGCATCTTCTTCACCATCATCCTGCCCCTGGCTCGCCCCGCGCTGACGGTAGTGGTGGTCCTCGCCTTCCTGCACAACTGGAACGATTTCCTGGCGCCCCTGATCTATCTGCAGAAGCGGGACCTGTACACCCTGGCCCTGGGCCTGAACGCCCTCCAGTACTTCGAGGGCGGCCTGGACTGGACCCACTACGTCATGGTGATGGCGACCTTCATGGTGCTGCCGGTGGTGGTGGTCTATTTCCTGGCCCAACGGGCCTTTGTGGAGGGGATCGTGTTGACAGGGCTCAAGGGATGA
- a CDS encoding Uma2 family endonuclease — protein MTATRMAYGKQDAVPGLENGDHLTQVEFHRRYAALGEEIKAELVEGIVHMPSPTRMNHARAHAAIIGWLSFYSAYTSGTELADNATVILDGDNEVQPDVLLRKVEGGSSRVNDEDYVVGPPELIVEIASSSAAYDLYEKRNAYRRNGVQEYMVWTLHENAIHWFRLHEGRYVQVEPDDTGVIRSQVFPGLWLNVPALLRHDLPTVLATLQAGMDAQQRPGPGGPGAAAASTEDAAE, from the coding sequence ATGACGGCAACCAGAATGGCGTATGGAAAGCAGGACGCTGTGCCGGGCCTGGAGAACGGCGACCACCTGACCCAGGTGGAGTTCCATCGACGCTACGCAGCCCTGGGAGAGGAAATCAAAGCTGAACTCGTGGAAGGGATCGTGCATATGCCCTCACCGACTCGTATGAACCATGCCCGCGCGCATGCAGCGATCATCGGCTGGCTGAGTTTCTACTCGGCGTACACTTCCGGAACGGAATTGGCCGACAACGCCACGGTCATTTTGGACGGGGACAACGAGGTGCAGCCGGATGTGTTGCTGCGCAAGGTGGAGGGCGGCTCTTCCCGGGTAAACGACGAAGACTACGTGGTGGGGCCGCCGGAGCTGATCGTGGAAATCGCGAGCAGCAGCGCGGCATACGATCTCTATGAGAAGCGCAACGCCTACCGGCGCAACGGCGTGCAGGAATACATGGTGTGGACCTTGCACGAGAATGCAATCCACTGGTTTCGCCTTCATGAGGGCCGCTATGTCCAGGTGGAACCGGACGATACAGGCGTCATCCGCAGCCAGGTCTTCCCGGGCCTGTGGCTGAACGTCCCAGCCCTGCTGCGCCATGACTTGCCCACGGTGCTGGCCACGCTGCAGGCCGGAATGGACGCCCAACAGCGCCCTGGGCCGGGCGGGCCCGGCGCCGCGGCTGCCTCAACCGAGGACGCGGCAGAATAG
- a CDS encoding ABC transporter substrate-binding protein: protein MAATHLSRRRFLQMAASTATMTALAACAVQPTGSGEAGQAGAPAGETVKLSFFNRGGQFIEDVMNKQMSLYRESHPEIEFEINAVAGANHQEQLLLMVSSGTAPDIWFDANRTTGPLTRKGLTLNLEPFLEADPNFNEDDYVENVWIAQTYDGARWGLPWDSGAMCMAFNMDLFDQVGLEYPDPQRWMTWDEIIELAKQLTFDLDGNTPNDPGFDPARVKQYGLMADTGHGRPTYIWSNNAEIIAADGTMPMDTPEFIEAMNWLADLGLKHFVSPSPAYEAAGEVSLQAQTVAMQHIGVWLLGRINQAGINWGTFQVPYSKTRVSYGHYSPLCIYRQTEHPQEAYDFVFFACCSREGEKILVDMGMQQPIRKDLREDFLNNEAPPAKEYRQVFYDAFENQETFRWPGDTIGSYYGGWYQTLIDFWGPYLDQLWLGQVRWEDVATEVRQGSEHILQTGEMP, encoded by the coding sequence ATGGCTGCAACCCACCTGAGCCGTCGGCGCTTCCTGCAGATGGCCGCCAGCACCGCCACCATGACCGCCCTGGCCGCCTGCGCGGTCCAACCCACGGGCTCCGGCGAAGCCGGCCAGGCCGGCGCCCCGGCCGGCGAGACGGTCAAACTCAGCTTCTTCAACCGGGGTGGCCAGTTCATCGAAGACGTGATGAACAAGCAGATGTCCCTGTACCGGGAAAGCCACCCGGAGATCGAATTCGAGATCAACGCCGTGGCCGGCGCCAACCATCAGGAACAGCTCCTGCTCATGGTCTCCTCCGGCACGGCGCCGGACATCTGGTTTGACGCCAACCGGACCACCGGCCCCCTGACCCGCAAAGGGCTCACCCTCAACCTGGAACCCTTCCTGGAGGCAGACCCGAACTTCAACGAAGACGACTACGTGGAAAACGTCTGGATCGCCCAGACCTACGACGGCGCCCGCTGGGGGTTGCCCTGGGACAGCGGCGCCATGTGCATGGCCTTCAACATGGACCTGTTCGACCAGGTCGGCCTGGAGTACCCCGATCCCCAACGCTGGATGACCTGGGACGAAATCATCGAGCTGGCCAAGCAGCTCACCTTCGACCTGGACGGCAACACGCCCAACGATCCGGGCTTCGACCCCGCCCGGGTCAAGCAATACGGCCTGATGGCCGACACAGGCCACGGCCGCCCGACCTACATCTGGTCCAACAACGCGGAGATCATCGCCGCGGACGGCACCATGCCCATGGACACGCCCGAGTTCATCGAGGCCATGAACTGGCTGGCGGACCTGGGCCTCAAACACTTCGTCAGCCCGTCGCCCGCCTATGAAGCCGCCGGCGAGGTGAGCCTCCAGGCCCAGACGGTGGCCATGCAGCACATCGGCGTCTGGCTGTTGGGGCGGATCAACCAGGCGGGCATCAACTGGGGCACCTTCCAGGTTCCCTACAGCAAGACCCGGGTCTCCTACGGCCACTACTCGCCCCTCTGCATCTACCGCCAGACGGAGCACCCCCAGGAGGCGTACGACTTCGTCTTCTTTGCCTGCTGCAGCCGGGAAGGGGAGAAGATCCTGGTGGACATGGGCATGCAGCAGCCCATCCGCAAGGACCTGCGGGAGGATTTCCTGAACAACGAGGCGCCGCCGGCCAAGGAATATCGCCAGGTCTTCTATGACGCCTTCGAAAACCAGGAGACCTTCCGCTGGCCGGGCGACACCATCGGCTCCTACTACGGCGGCTGGTACCAGACCCTGATCGACTTCTGGGGACCGTACCTGGATCAGTTGTGGCTGGGCCAGGTGCGCTGGGAGGACGTGGCCACCGAGGTGCGCCAGGGCTCGGAGCACATCCTGCAGACAGGCGAAATGCCGTAA
- a CDS encoding sugar phosphate isomerase/epimerase family protein, which translates to MTSTKPYRFGVITDEIDQDFARACQVARELGMSYVEIHTLWGKNVDELSDEEVEQVAQILEEHGLGTHLICGLLFRPFSLADVELATLEEHPRFQAHLVKLERFIQLAHRLQAPYIRTFGFTRDVGGANPSPRSPDGGGVDEETLAKIAKGLRIACQRVAQEGLTLALENARSLYANTGGNLRRVLDAVDHPNLKIIWDPANAFVAGEDPAQGFQAVRGHIVDVHCKDAVVVDEATGLTAWARIGAGGTNWPQQLALLAQEPVETYTIETHWHPEGQDRAENTRQTFASLQALLGQLPKGGTA; encoded by the coding sequence ATGACATCGACCAAACCCTATCGCTTCGGTGTGATCACCGACGAGATCGACCAGGACTTTGCCCGGGCCTGCCAGGTGGCCCGGGAGCTGGGCATGAGCTATGTGGAGATCCACACCCTGTGGGGCAAAAATGTGGACGAGCTCAGCGACGAGGAAGTGGAGCAGGTGGCCCAGATCCTGGAGGAACATGGCCTGGGCACCCACCTGATCTGTGGCCTGCTCTTCCGCCCCTTCTCCCTGGCCGATGTGGAGCTGGCCACCCTGGAGGAGCATCCCCGCTTCCAGGCCCACCTGGTCAAGCTCGAGCGTTTCATCCAGCTCGCCCACCGGCTGCAGGCCCCCTACATCCGCACCTTCGGCTTCACCCGGGATGTGGGCGGCGCCAACCCCTCGCCCCGTTCGCCGGACGGCGGCGGCGTGGATGAGGAGACCCTGGCCAAGATCGCCAAGGGGCTGCGCATCGCCTGCCAGCGGGTGGCGCAAGAAGGGCTGACCCTGGCGCTGGAAAATGCCCGTTCCCTCTACGCCAACACCGGCGGCAACCTGCGCCGGGTGCTGGATGCCGTGGACCATCCCAACTTGAAGATCATCTGGGACCCGGCCAACGCCTTCGTGGCCGGCGAGGACCCGGCCCAGGGCTTCCAGGCCGTCCGTGGCCACATCGTGGATGTCCACTGCAAGGACGCGGTGGTGGTGGACGAGGCCACCGGCCTCACCGCGTGGGCGCGCATCGGCGCTGGCGGCACCAACTGGCCCCAACAGCTGGCCCTGCTGGCCCAGGAACCAGTGGAGACCTACACCATCGAAACCCACTGGCACCCCGAAGGCCAGGACCGGGCCGAGAATACCCGCCAGACCTTCGCCAGCCTCCAGGCCCTCCTCGGCCAGCTTCCGAAGGGAGGCACAGCATGA
- a CDS encoding IclR family transcriptional regulator → MGTVIQSVLKAIDILHLFSPDEPRLSLGEISRRLNLPKSTAHNLVNTLAARHFIEQQEDGRYALGPAIIALTQAVRINVELRDVAAPLLRELAETARESVYLAVLDGTFALYIYAVESSARLRARTAVGDRAHLHCTSVGKAMLSALPEAQVRAIIREVGLPRFTDRTLTDPEALLQELAETRQRGFALDRGEHEAHNYCVGAPIFDRRGQVIAACSVSGTDPAILGERLPDLAARVLYVAQEIGRYQGYLPSRSAMIHTNHGPLGA, encoded by the coding sequence ATGGGCACCGTCATCCAGTCTGTTCTCAAGGCCATCGACATCCTGCATCTTTTCAGCCCGGATGAACCCCGCCTCTCCCTGGGCGAGATCAGCCGGCGCCTGAACCTGCCCAAAAGCACGGCCCACAACCTGGTCAACACCCTGGCTGCACGCCATTTCATCGAACAGCAGGAGGACGGACGTTATGCCCTGGGGCCGGCGATCATCGCGCTGACCCAGGCCGTGCGCATCAACGTGGAGCTGCGGGATGTGGCCGCGCCCCTCCTGCGGGAGCTGGCCGAAACCGCCCGGGAGTCGGTCTATCTGGCCGTGCTGGACGGCACCTTCGCCCTGTACATCTACGCGGTGGAGTCGTCGGCCCGGCTGCGGGCCCGCACCGCGGTGGGCGACCGGGCCCACCTGCATTGCACCTCGGTGGGCAAGGCCATGCTCAGCGCCCTGCCCGAAGCACAGGTCCGGGCGATCATCCGGGAGGTGGGCCTGCCCCGCTTCACCGACCGCACCCTGACCGACCCGGAGGCGCTGCTGCAGGAGCTGGCCGAGACCCGGCAGCGGGGCTTCGCACTGGACCGGGGCGAGCATGAAGCCCACAACTACTGCGTGGGGGCGCCTATCTTCGACCGCCGGGGCCAGGTGATCGCGGCTTGCAGCGTCTCCGGCACGGATCCGGCCATCCTGGGGGAGCGGCTGCCTGACCTGGCGGCCCGGGTCCTCTACGTGGCCCAGGAAATCGGCCGCTACCAGGGCTATCTGCCCTCCCGCAGCGCTATGATCCACACCAACCACGGCCCCCTGGGTGCCTGA